Proteins encoded together in one Vicinamibacterales bacterium window:
- a CDS encoding carbohydrate kinase family protein translates to MTSAKKVLVVGEINVDLLLQGYRAFPTPGREVLVDDFTMALGSASAICAMGLAKLGTAVAFAGVVGADVWGEYCLGVMRAAGIDLAPVRIDAAVKTGVTVSITSPSDRALVTYLGSITALAADDVEDRLFAGVDHLHVSSYFLQSRLRPGCRDLFRRARSHGLTTSLDPGFDPAETWGPELSGTLNEVDVFFPNEVELAGITGEPDPARGLVALENGRTLTVAKLGARGAMTRRDGAPISQAPLPVTPIDTTGAGDSFDAGFLHAWLASRPLEQALALGAACGALSTRGLGGTAGQPTVAQAEAFLRSTGAGAEGGPR, encoded by the coding sequence ATGACGAGCGCAAAGAAGGTGCTGGTGGTCGGCGAGATCAACGTGGATCTGCTCCTGCAAGGGTACCGAGCGTTCCCGACGCCGGGTCGCGAGGTGCTGGTGGACGACTTCACCATGGCTCTCGGCAGCGCCTCGGCGATCTGCGCCATGGGGCTGGCGAAGCTGGGCACGGCGGTCGCGTTCGCGGGAGTCGTTGGCGCCGACGTGTGGGGTGAGTACTGCCTCGGTGTCATGCGGGCCGCCGGCATCGACCTCGCTCCAGTGCGCATCGACGCGGCGGTGAAGACCGGGGTCACCGTGTCGATCACGTCCCCGTCCGATCGCGCGCTCGTCACCTACCTCGGCTCGATCACTGCGCTCGCGGCGGACGATGTCGAGGATCGGCTGTTCGCCGGCGTTGACCACCTCCACGTCTCCTCGTACTTTCTCCAGTCTCGGCTGCGCCCAGGCTGCCGCGACCTCTTCCGCCGGGCGCGCTCGCACGGCCTGACAACGTCGCTCGACCCGGGCTTCGATCCGGCCGAGACGTGGGGTCCGGAGCTGTCGGGGACGCTCAACGAAGTGGATGTGTTCTTCCCGAACGAGGTGGAGTTGGCGGGAATCACCGGCGAACCAGACCCCGCTCGCGGGCTCGTTGCGCTCGAGAACGGCAGGACGCTGACGGTCGCCAAGCTGGGCGCGCGAGGTGCGATGACACGCCGCGACGGTGCGCCGATCTCGCAGGCCCCCCTCCCGGTGACGCCCATCGACACGACCGGGGCGGGCGATTCATTCGACGCGGGGTTCCTGCACGCCTGGTTGGCCAGCCGGCCGCTCGAGCAGGCGCTCGCGCTCGGCGCGGCGTGCGGTGCGCTGTCAACGCGGGGGCTCGGCGGCACGGCCGGTCAGCCGACCGTCGCGCAGGCCGAAGCGTTCCTCCGGTCCACGGGTGCCGGCGCGGAGGGGGGGCCTCGGTGA